The genomic segment TAATCATACTGCCATAGCTTCTTACCGTAAACGCTTTTATGTCTTATGTTTTTGTGCTTATGTATTATTTTTAGCTTTATATTGTTTGGGAGACAATCCCTTGTACTTTTTAAACATTTTGCTAAATTGTGAATAATCATGATAACCAACTAATGATGCTAACTCTGATAACTGGATATTTTCTCTTTCTAAAATTTCTACTGCTTTATTTATACGGAATTTAACTATATACTGTGGAAAACTGCAACCAATTTTCTTTTTGAATAGACTGCTTAAATAACTCCTAGATACATGCGCTACTGTAGCTAAATCTAAAAACGAAATATCATTCATATAATTTTCAGAAACGTATTCCTGCACAAATCCAACATAATCATAGTGTTTTGAAACTCCATCCAACATCTTAATCATTAAATCTTCTTCATTCAGCTGCCCTGCTATTTTGAAGGCTTTTGTTATATTTGTAATCGCCTTTTCTGATGGAATCCTCTCAAATGCAGACCCACCTATATATCCCATTAAGCTTTTATTACTACTATACATATACTGAATATCAATTGGTGTCTTTACAGGGCCACCATAAACCAACTTAATTACTTCTGGCTTTAATTCATTACATTTATTAAATATCTTGTCCACTTTAACCTTTGCAGCTTCCAGAGAGAATACTTTTTTTGCCCCTAATAACCCGCCTCCCGTTAATCCTAAATGTGCACAAATTATATCAGCTCCAGCATCAATCATCTGAGCTGTTTGTACCTCGTCAAACACAAATGCAACTGTAAACATATCTTTTTCATGGGCTATTCT from the Clostridium sp. CM027 genome contains:
- a CDS encoding phosphoenolpyruvate hydrolase family protein, coding for MKREKILENLKLQIKMGNHIIGVAAGAGITATYAKQGGADFLLMLNSGRFRQMGRGSLAGFLPFCNSNDMVMDFASKEIMPLVTDIPIIFGLNATDPTKNINSYIDEIRGMGFSGINNYPTVGLIDGQFSEALKDNGQHYLIEVQAIRIAHEKDMFTVAFVFDEVQTAQMIDAGADIICAHLGLTGGGLLGAKKVFSLEAAKVKVDKIFNKCNELKPEVIKLVYGGPVKTPIDIQYMYSSNKSLMGYIGGSAFERIPSEKAITNITKAFKIAGQLNEEDLMIKMLDGVSKHYDYVGFVQEYVSENYMNDISFLDLATVAHVSRSYLSSLFKKKIGCSFPQYIVKFRINKAVEILERENIQLSELASLVGYHDYSQFSKMFKKYKGLSPKQYKAKNNT